The following are encoded together in the Hydrogenimonas thermophila genome:
- a CDS encoding DUF2493 domain-containing protein gives MKIAVVGSRNFDDFKLFKKVMDEFLAKYDEVELISGGSSGADQLAFEYAKENFLPIKIYFANWKRYKKLAGYKRNKQIWQEADLGIAFWDGKSKGTAHSFKLSKEFEKEIFVYNFVEEKFIEV, from the coding sequence ATGAAGATAGCAGTAGTTGGTAGTAGAAATTTTGATGATTTCAAGCTTTTTAAAAAAGTGATGGATGAGTTTTTGGCTAAATATGATGAAGTTGAGTTAATAAGTGGTGGATCAAGTGGAGCGGATCAGTTAGCTTTTGAGTATGCGAAAGAGAATTTTTTGCCTATCAAGATATATTTTGCAAATTGGAAACGATATAAAAAATTAGCAGGATATAAAAGAAACAAACAGATCTGGCAAGAAGCAGATCTTGGCATAGCCTTTTGGGATGGAAAAAGCAAGGGTACAGCTCACTCATTTAAGCTTTCAAAAGAGTTTGAAAAAGAGATTTTCGTATATAATTTTGTAGAAGAAAAATTTATAGAAGTTTGA
- a CDS encoding ATP-binding protein — protein MYFKRDLEDKIDNYLNSKEIIAIFGPRQVGKTTLLKKISNKVSNPIYLTFEDIEIKALFEEDIKSFIALYIEPYDHIFIDEFQYAKSGGKGLKYIYDTTDKKIFISGSSAMELSVEAVRYLAGRIFIFNLYSFSFGEFLRAKDETLYQIWRNSDNEISKVLADKIYTHFYEYMLYGGYPRVILAKSKEEKETILKNLFSVYLLRDIKEIANIPDETMMYKLLKALSLQIGGLVVYDELANVVGVNSVKLKEYLTIFEKAFLIKRVTPFFTNKRLEIVKNPEIFFLDIGLRNAVIKNFAPLDERVDKGALLENFIFRELIDWDVKYYRTKSGAEVDFIIDDEIPVEVKSKLSTMKISRSYHSFIDRYHPENGYLFNFDQYGLLTVDGCNIKFLPHFFASRIKRHS, from the coding sequence ATGTATTTTAAGAGAGATTTGGAAGATAAAATAGATAATTATCTAAATAGTAAAGAGATCATAGCTATTTTTGGTCCTCGTCAGGTAGGTAAGACAACACTATTAAAAAAGATTTCTAACAAAGTTTCCAATCCTATCTATTTAACTTTTGAAGATATTGAGATTAAGGCTTTGTTTGAAGAGGATATAAAGAGTTTTATTGCACTTTACATAGAACCATACGATCATATTTTTATAGATGAGTTTCAATATGCAAAATCTGGAGGTAAAGGGCTAAAATATATCTACGATACAACAGATAAGAAGATTTTTATTTCAGGCTCTTCTGCTATGGAGTTGTCTGTTGAAGCGGTACGCTACTTGGCAGGTAGAATTTTTATCTTCAATCTCTACTCATTCTCATTTGGTGAGTTTTTACGTGCCAAAGATGAAACACTCTATCAAATATGGCGAAATAGCGATAATGAGATTTCAAAAGTGTTGGCAGATAAAATTTATACCCACTTTTATGAGTATATGCTTTATGGAGGGTATCCAAGAGTCATATTGGCTAAAAGCAAAGAAGAAAAAGAGACGATTTTAAAGAACCTTTTTAGTGTCTATCTTTTGAGAGATATTAAAGAGATTGCCAATATTCCAGATGAAACAATGATGTATAAGCTTCTTAAAGCTTTGTCATTGCAGATAGGTGGTTTGGTTGTTTATGATGAGTTGGCAAATGTGGTAGGCGTAAATAGTGTTAAGCTTAAAGAGTATCTTACAATTTTTGAAAAGGCATTTCTCATTAAGAGAGTGACACCCTTTTTTACCAATAAACGTCTTGAGATTGTAAAAAATCCTGAAATATTTTTTCTTGATATTGGTTTACGCAATGCTGTTATCAAAAATTTTGCACCACTAGATGAGCGTGTCGATAAGGGTGCATTGCTTGAGAACTTTATTTTTAGAGAGTTGATAGATTGGGATGTAAAATATTACAGAACAAAAAGTGGTGCTGAAGTCGATTTTATCATTGATGATGAGATACCAGTTGAAGTAAAATCAAAACTATCAACAATGAAAATCTCCCGCTCTTATCATAGTTTTATAGATCGCTATCATCCTGAAAATGGATATCTTTTCAATTTTGATCAATACGGCTTGCTTACAGTTGATGGATGCAACATAAAGTTTCTTCCTCACTTTTTTGCAAGTCGTATTAAAAGGCACTCTTAA
- a CDS encoding SIR2 family NAD-dependent protein deacylase, with protein sequence MSPKKIIFFSGAGISAPSGIKTFRDVNGLWENHKIDEVCNFYTWKENFELVHRFYNQRRVQLKDVKPNEGHLVLEEFLKSIVKRVS encoded by the coding sequence ATGTCTCCAAAAAAAATTATATTTTTCAGTGGAGCCGGCATTAGCGCACCAAGCGGAATAAAGACATTTAGAGATGTCAATGGGCTTTGGGAAAATCATAAGATAGATGAAGTGTGCAACTTCTATACTTGGAAAGAAAACTTTGAGCTTGTGCATAGATTTTACAACCAAAGAAGAGTGCAGTTAAAAGATGTCAAACCAAATGAGGGGCATTTGGTGTTAGAAGAGTTTTTGAAAAGTATTGTCAAGAGAGTGTCATAA
- a CDS encoding SIR2 family NAD-dependent protein deacylase produces the protein MTQNVDDLFEKAGFEEDEVLHIHGELTKMQCLSCGNIWKIGYDEFDTAKDRCPKCGSLKGVKPKIVFFYESAPLYKDMMKYFDLLSNPKSILVVIGTMGNVVPVADMIEGTPAKKILCNKEPSKFLPEDLFDKVYYESIESTITKIEDDISSWWES, from the coding sequence ATTACTCAAAATGTAGATGATCTCTTTGAAAAGGCTGGATTTGAAGAGGATGAAGTTTTACATATTCACGGCGAACTTACAAAGATGCAGTGTTTATCTTGTGGAAATATTTGGAAGATTGGGTACGATGAGTTTGATACAGCAAAAGATAGATGCCCAAAATGTGGCTCTTTGAAGGGAGTCAAACCAAAAATAGTATTTTTTTACGAATCCGCACCTCTATATAAAGATATGATGAAATATTTTGATCTATTATCAAATCCAAAGAGTATCTTGGTAGTCATAGGAACTATGGGAAATGTAGTACCCGTTGCAGATATGATAGAAGGTACTCCAGCTAAAAAAATTCTTTGTAACAAAGAGCCATCTAAGTTTTTGCCGGAAGATCTTTTTGATAAAGTCTATTATGAAAGCATTGAAAGCACAATCACAAAGATTGAAGATGATATAAGCAGTTGGTGGGAGAGTTAA